A region from the Aeromicrobium choanae genome encodes:
- the lipB gene encoding lipoyl(octanoyl) transferase LipB: protein MRYLQDWYGDAAIDYTQAWQLQRDLHADRVADRIEDTALLLEHPPVYTAGRRTEPHERPQDGTPVVDVDRGGKITFHGPGQLVGYPIVKLPSHVLVVDYVRRIEEALIRSLSDHGLATGRVPGRSGVWLPETAGRPERKIAAIGIRVSRGVAMHGFSLNCDVDLGWYDRFVPCGIADAGVTSLDREIGRDAAPRDVAPTVIAHLDDLLTWRTYEPSPDIDRVEHAAVPLL from the coding sequence GTGCGCTACCTCCAGGACTGGTACGGCGACGCCGCGATCGACTACACGCAGGCGTGGCAGCTCCAGCGCGACCTGCACGCCGATCGCGTGGCCGACCGCATCGAGGACACGGCCCTGCTGCTGGAGCACCCGCCGGTGTACACCGCGGGCCGGCGCACCGAGCCCCACGAGCGTCCGCAGGACGGCACGCCCGTCGTCGACGTCGACCGCGGAGGCAAGATCACGTTCCACGGCCCCGGCCAGCTGGTGGGCTACCCGATCGTGAAGCTGCCCTCGCACGTGCTGGTCGTCGACTACGTCCGTCGCATCGAGGAGGCGCTGATCCGCTCGCTGTCCGACCACGGCCTGGCCACCGGCCGCGTGCCGGGGCGGTCGGGCGTGTGGCTGCCCGAGACCGCGGGTCGCCCTGAGCGCAAGATCGCCGCGATCGGCATCCGCGTCTCGCGCGGCGTGGCGATGCACGGCTTCAGCCTCAACTGCGACGTCGACCTCGGTTGGTACGACCGCTTCGTCCCGTGCGGGATCGCCGACGCGGGCGTGACCTCGCTCGACCGCGAGATCGGCCGCGACGCCGCCCCGCGCGACGTGGCGCCCACCGTCATCGCCCACCTCGACGACCTGCTGACGTGGCGCACCTACGAGCCCTCCCCCGACATCGACCGCGTCGAGCACGCGGCAGTCCCGCTGCTCTGA
- a CDS encoding GNAT family N-acetyltransferase, whose product MATIRAAIPADLPAILDIHNEAIENTTAIWDETPVDLADRVHWYETRVRAGHPVLVADVHGEVAGYASYGTFRPRESYRHTVENAVYVHPDHRRRGIARELMVALLGHACDAPDVHVVLALIESGNSVSIELHEDLGFEQTGRLEEVGRKFDRWLDLTILRRVVG is encoded by the coding sequence GTGGCGACCATCCGCGCGGCGATCCCGGCCGACCTCCCGGCGATCCTCGACATCCACAACGAGGCCATCGAGAACACCACGGCGATCTGGGACGAGACGCCGGTCGATCTCGCCGATCGCGTGCACTGGTACGAGACCCGCGTCCGCGCGGGTCACCCGGTGCTGGTTGCCGACGTGCACGGTGAGGTGGCCGGCTACGCCAGCTACGGGACGTTCCGCCCCCGCGAGTCCTACCGGCACACGGTCGAGAACGCCGTCTACGTCCACCCCGACCACCGGCGCCGCGGGATCGCCCGTGAGCTCATGGTGGCGCTGCTGGGGCACGCCTGCGACGCGCCCGACGTCCACGTCGTGCTGGCGCTCATCGAGTCGGGGAACTCGGTGTCGATCGAGCTGCACGAGGACCTCGGGTTCGAGCAGACCGGGCGCCTCGAGGAGGTCGGTCGCAAGTTCGACCGCTGGCTCGACCTGACCATCCTGCGCCGCGTCGTAGGCTGA
- a CDS encoding TIGR01777 family oxidoreductase, with amino-acid sequence MRVVIGGASGFLGAPLVHHLRQRGHEVTTLVRRTAGAGESWWKPSEGLIDQDLIAQADAVINLSGSPISQWPRTPSRKREILASRLGATSTLARAVAASPTPPAFLSGSGMSWYGVDRGDEELDETSGPGTGFLADVAQQWEAAAAPAVESGARVAYLRTAIVLDRSGGALKLMLLPFRLGLGARLGDGHQYFSTISRRDWVSAVTHVLEGDLSGPVNLAIPDDVTNRDFTRTLASTVHRPAVLAAPAFAIRLALGGLADDLLGSLRVRPAALMADRFSFADPGIDRVLRTALGRGA; translated from the coding sequence CCACCTACGCCAGCGCGGCCACGAGGTCACCACGCTGGTGCGGCGCACCGCGGGAGCCGGCGAGTCCTGGTGGAAGCCCTCCGAGGGCCTCATCGACCAGGACCTGATCGCCCAGGCCGACGCGGTCATCAACCTGTCCGGGTCGCCGATCTCGCAATGGCCCCGCACCCCGTCGCGCAAGCGCGAGATCCTCGCGTCCCGCCTCGGCGCCACCTCCACGCTCGCGCGCGCCGTCGCCGCCTCCCCCACGCCTCCGGCGTTCCTGTCGGGATCGGGGATGTCCTGGTACGGCGTCGACCGCGGTGACGAGGAGCTCGACGAGACCTCCGGACCCGGCACGGGATTCCTCGCCGACGTGGCCCAGCAGTGGGAGGCGGCGGCCGCTCCGGCGGTCGAGTCCGGCGCCCGCGTGGCCTACCTGCGCACGGCGATCGTGCTCGACAGGTCCGGCGGCGCGCTGAAGCTCATGCTGCTGCCGTTCCGGCTGGGCCTGGGCGCCCGGCTCGGCGACGGGCACCAGTACTTCTCCACGATCTCGCGTCGCGACTGGGTCTCGGCGGTGACGCACGTGCTCGAGGGCGACCTCAGCGGCCCGGTGAACCTCGCGATCCCCGACGACGTCACCAACCGCGACTTCACCCGCACGCTGGCCTCCACCGTGCACCGGCCGGCCGTGCTGGCCGCTCCGGCGTTCGCGATCCGGCTGGCCCTCGGAGGACTGGCCGACGACCTCCTCGGCTCCCTGCGGGTCCGTCCCGCGGCGCTGATGGCCGACCGGTTCTCCTTCGCCGACCCGGGCATCGACCGCGTGCTGCGCACGGCCCTCGGCCGCGGCGCCTGA